One segment of Belonocnema kinseyi isolate 2016_QV_RU_SX_M_011 chromosome 7, B_treatae_v1, whole genome shotgun sequence DNA contains the following:
- the LOC117176778 gene encoding keratin-associated protein 6-2-like, producing MRYFIMASTKMIIFLVLGVVAFAAAYPYQYGEDRYGGSRAGGGVKGGYGSHTGVGQNSGYGSHSGIGQNSEYGSHSGGGHEGKYGSHSGVEQNNGYGSHSGVGQNSGYGSHTGVGQNNGYGSHTGVDQNSGYGSHSGIGQNGGYGSHSGGRQEEQYGSHAGNQQGVKGGHYGGRHDLY from the exons ATGAGATATTTCATTATGGCTAGTACAAAAATG attattttccTGGTGCTGGGAGTTGTGGCATTTGCAGCAGCTTATCCGTATCAATATGGAGAAGATAGATATGGTGGATCCCGGGCTGGAGGTGGAGTTAAGGGAGGATATGGATCACATACTGGAGTCGGTCAAAATAGTGGATATGGTTCTCATAGCGGAATTGGTCAAAACAGTGAATATGGTTCTCATAGTGGAGGTGGACATGAAGGAAAATATGGATCCCATAGTGGAGTTGAGCAAAATAATGGATACGGTTCCCACAGTGGGGTTGGTCAAAATAGTGGTTATGGTTCCCATACTGGAGTTGGCCAAAATAATGGATATGGTTCCCATACTGGAGTTGATCAAAATAGTGGATATGGTTCCCATAGTGGAATTGGCCAAAATGGTGGATATGGTTCCCATAGTGGAGGTAGACAGGAAGAACAATATGGATCTCATGCTGGAAATCAACAAGGAGTTAAAGGAGGACATTACGGAGGACGTCATGATCTATACTGA
- the LOC117176552 gene encoding uncharacterized protein LOC117176552, protein MSTSDPKDALLDPAISQIEELKPQIAGLQNDHVQNPRIDSYRVPKLPDFFRKDPALWFIHIESTFRNARITNDATKVDYIIPALGFEIIVCIKDLITATPKPPDYYEKVKERVISTYSCSSESRLRQLLKGEVLTDGKPSLILCRLRNLNDGTCSETVIRYIFLEQLPSQPRAILAATKIDDLQELAELVDKIVEVSNINHSYVAAVSTGISGSSSQFKSDLDKLETKIDRLASQIKLLSSGKTRSRSGSNSRANSNESKTKSKLCWLHKKYGDKAHSCENPCSWQSGTKPEN, encoded by the coding sequence ATGTCGACTTCTGACCCGAAGGACGCGTTGTTAGATCCAGCGATATCACAAATAGAGGAGCTTAAACCTCAAATCGCCGGGTTGCAAAACGACCATGTTCAGAATCCTCGAATAGATTCGTATAGAGTTCCTAAACTCCCAGATTTTTTTCGGAAAGATCCTGCTCTATGGTTTATCCATATTGAATCTACCTTCCGTAATGCTAGGATTACTAATGATGCAACTAAAGTTGACTATATCATACCTGCGTTAGGTTTTGAAATTATAGTGtgtattaaagatttaattactgCTACGCCTAAACCACCGGATTATTATGAAAAAGTTAAAGAACGCGTCATTTCAACGTATTCTTGTTCCTCCGAAAGTAGATTGCGACAATTATTGAAAGGCGAAGTGTTAACTGACGGGAAACCATCATTAATTTTGTGTCGTTTGCGCAATTTAAACGATGGGACTTGTAGCGAAACTGTAATAAGGTACATATTTCTAGAACAACTGCCTAGTCAGCCGCGCGCGATTCTAGCTGCTACTAAAATTGATGATTTGCAAGAACTTGCGGAATTAGTCGACAAAATTGTCGAAGTCTCGAATATTAATCATTCATACGTCGCGGCGGTTTCCACCGGCATCAGCGGTTCATCAAGTCAATTTAAGTCTGATCTCGATAAATTAGAAACTAAAATCGATCGTTTGGCTTCACAAATTAAGCTTTTGAGCTCGGGTAAAACGCGCTCACGTTCAGGTTCTAATTCTAGAGCTAATTCAAATGAGTCAAAAACCAAATCGAAGTTGTGCTGGTTGCATAAAAAATATGGCGATAAAGCACATTCATGCGAGAATCCCTGTTCTTGGCAGAGTGGCACAAAACCGGAAAACTAG